A window of the Haloquadratum walsbyi C23 genome harbors these coding sequences:
- a CDS encoding putative PEP-binding protein, whose protein sequence is MGNEIYLGDVFNSNSYQKSYNNLPFPDCDTEIKLNLGFPEVLEKHPKLSGVTEGVGFMRLEFLLLDLLDDTHPKEYTERHGREALENQLANRIESVVSTYSDPVWIRTDDFAVSHLRQMECGKRHENKEDNSMLGWRGISRSTEDPGLYDIQIESIKKLVDRGYENIGLFPPMTRLQSEFLEWKSYAKDAGLTDISFGLMVETPAVALTFEQFIEHIDFVVFGSNDLTQFTLAIDRNNEKLQSKFDEKEDAVLKLFERVISISNNNEIETCIGGQAASDEQLARKLIEFGIDALSVNPDFETVSEIRKSATEIETSRLNN, encoded by the coding sequence ATGGGTAATGAAATTTACCTTGGGGATGTTTTTAATTCAAATTCATATCAAAAGTCATATAATAACCTGCCGTTCCCAGATTGTGATACAGAAATTAAACTGAATCTGGGGTTTCCAGAAGTCCTTGAGAAGCATCCGAAACTGTCTGGAGTAACTGAGGGAGTCGGATTTATGAGACTTGAATTTCTTCTATTGGATCTGCTGGACGACACGCACCCAAAAGAATATACTGAACGACATGGACGTGAGGCATTAGAAAACCAACTTGCGAACCGTATCGAATCTGTCGTTAGCACATATTCTGATCCTGTGTGGATCAGAACTGATGACTTCGCTGTCTCGCATCTTAGACAGATGGAGTGTGGTAAGAGACATGAAAATAAAGAAGATAATTCAATGTTAGGATGGAGAGGAATTTCCAGATCAACCGAGGATCCTGGCTTATATGATATTCAAATCGAGTCTATCAAAAAGTTAGTCGATAGAGGGTATGAAAATATCGGTCTATTTCCACCGATGACGCGGTTACAATCAGAGTTCCTTGAATGGAAGTCATATGCCAAAGATGCTGGACTAACGGATATCTCGTTCGGATTAATGGTTGAGACGCCCGCTGTGGCTCTCACTTTTGAACAATTTATTGAACATATCGATTTTGTTGTCTTTGGAAGTAATGACCTCACTCAATTCACTTTAGCTATTGACCGCAACAACGAGAAACTTCAGTCAAAATTCGATGAAAAGGAAGACGCTGTGCTCAAGTTATTCGAACGTGTCATATCTATCTCCAATAATAATGAGATTGAAACATGTATCGGCGGACAAGCCGCATCAGATGAACAGTTAGCACGTAAATTGATTGAATTCGGAATTGATGCGCTATCTGTTAACCCTGATTTTGAGACAGTCTCTGAGATTCGGAAATCTGCTACAGAAATTGAAACCTCTCGTCTCAACAACTGA
- a CDS encoding ATP-grasp domain-containing protein: MARVLITAAGGDIGIGAIQSLQKASHETIAVDMNPHGAGLYIADHGVCVPAASDNEWPTAMARVVNEYNVDIVIPLIDQELQEIDRLQSALPNDIPVIVPRRGLIEKTVDKKEMYEYFRKHGLRIPETSVADTHSGLFESQSKEPAKIVKPRYGQGSRGVQLIHTSDDLREYIDENEVDQSNLLVQEFINGPEYTSNVTVTNDNRLLSIVTKEVPERNNYTALGITRDNPTVYEACIEAFEALEPAGPMNVQHMLDEDGIPYLIEINPRFSGSSCLTVEAGVNEFDLLVRNALDEEIEPVDEYETGLGIIRYTDQVYIDESNLLSQANDCQ; this comes from the coding sequence ATGGCTCGCGTATTAATTACGGCTGCTGGCGGTGATATCGGAATCGGTGCAATTCAATCGCTTCAGAAAGCGTCTCATGAAACGATAGCAGTGGATATGAACCCTCATGGAGCAGGTCTTTATATCGCAGATCATGGTGTTTGTGTTCCTGCTGCCTCAGATAACGAGTGGCCAACTGCTATGGCACGAGTAGTAAATGAGTACAATGTGGATATAGTTATACCTCTTATTGATCAGGAATTGCAAGAAATTGACCGTCTCCAATCCGCTCTTCCAAACGATATCCCAGTAATTGTTCCCCGACGGGGTTTAATCGAAAAAACGGTAGATAAGAAGGAAATGTACGAGTATTTTCGTAAACATGGATTGCGAATACCTGAAACCTCGGTCGCTGACACCCATAGTGGATTGTTTGAGTCACAGAGCAAGGAGCCCGCAAAAATTGTAAAGCCTCGATATGGACAAGGAAGTCGAGGAGTTCAACTAATACATACCTCTGATGATCTTCGAGAATATATTGATGAAAATGAAGTTGATCAGAGTAATCTTTTAGTTCAAGAATTTATCAACGGTCCTGAATATACTTCGAATGTTACTGTGACCAACGACAATCGCCTTCTGTCAATAGTGACAAAGGAAGTTCCAGAGCGTAATAACTACACAGCCCTAGGGATAACGAGAGATAATCCAACTGTTTACGAGGCTTGTATAGAGGCTTTTGAAGCTCTTGAACCAGCCGGTCCAATGAATGTTCAGCACATGCTTGATGAAGATGGTATACCGTATCTAATTGAAATTAATCCTCGGTTTTCCGGATCTTCCTGCCTTACTGTAGAGGCAGGTGTCAATGAGTTCGATCTATTGGTTCGTAATGCGCTTGATGAAGAGATTGAACCAGTTGATGAGTATGAGACTGGTTTGGGTATTATTCGGTACACGGATCAAGTATATATTGATGAAAGCAATCTCTTATCCCAAGCAAATGACTGTCAGTGA
- a CDS encoding metallophosphoesterase family protein → MKIGFISDVHANLPALDAILNDLQHMDKIVHAGDIVGYNAFPREVIECFQEQNIDSIAGNHDRGISDSDDFDFPRPALEVINWTMGELTIENKEFINRLPTELRLEIDGYTILVVHGSPYEPNEYIYPTDLTLELVEGLDETIDVLILGHTHYPIVTKLSGVLLVNPGSVGQPRDGDWRTSYAVFDTHTGTVELRRQEYNVDKTIEKAKIESFPQQIINSFRQSN, encoded by the coding sequence ATGAAAATAGGGTTCATTAGTGATGTTCACGCTAATCTTCCGGCTTTAGATGCTATATTAAATGATTTGCAACATATGGATAAGATTGTTCATGCGGGAGACATAGTCGGATATAATGCATTTCCAAGAGAGGTAATCGAGTGTTTTCAAGAGCAAAATATTGATTCGATCGCTGGGAATCATGATAGAGGTATCTCTGATAGTGATGATTTTGATTTCCCTAGACCTGCACTAGAAGTCATAAACTGGACTATGGGCGAGCTCACGATAGAAAATAAGGAATTCATCAACCGACTCCCAACAGAATTGCGATTAGAAATAGATGGTTACACGATTCTGGTAGTTCACGGATCTCCGTATGAACCGAATGAGTATATCTATCCTACAGATTTAACATTGGAATTAGTCGAAGGTCTGGATGAGACAATAGATGTACTAATCTTGGGGCATACACACTATCCAATTGTCACTAAGCTAAGCGGTGTTCTACTAGTGAATCCAGGGAGTGTTGGACAACCGCGCGACGGTGATTGGCGTACAAGCTACGCGGTCTTTGATACTCATACTGGAACAGTAGAGCTTAGACGACAAGAATACAATGTTGATAAAACAATTGAAAAGGCTAAAATAGAGTCTTTTCCACAGCAGATCATCAATTCATTCCGCCAGTCAAATTAA
- the pseG gene encoding UDP-2,4-diacetamido-2,4,6-trideoxy-beta-L-altropyranose hydrolase — MHLTIRADGGSEIGYGHLVRTAAIAREFLDEDHTVTYATTTPETAEEVCPGEVEVTTLDSRSNPSRLLEWIQVNQPDAVLIDAYPADTEYQQRIREHVPLAVYIDDARYPICADILINGNLYASDLTYDFVGNPPKQLLGPDFVPLREEVRLLADQDPPWRDSPRRALITMGGSDIQNRTPTVIRLFEEFNLHVDAIVGPGFSEQQERAARAAAEAVTPDVSVSRDPENLVERMFQADIAVSTASSTTYELLAVGTPIVCQPVAENQQIIAETLENRNMASVVNAGEGNPGFRRSIDRYMSDASLRKRYSEAGRELVDAYGTDRIYHKITNIN; from the coding sequence ATGCATCTCACAATCCGAGCTGACGGTGGATCAGAAATAGGATACGGTCATCTCGTGAGAACAGCAGCCATTGCACGTGAGTTTCTTGATGAAGATCATACGGTCACATACGCAACAACAACGCCAGAGACTGCCGAGGAAGTATGTCCGGGGGAAGTCGAAGTCACTACCCTCGATTCAAGATCAAATCCAAGTCGATTGCTTGAATGGATACAAGTAAACCAACCAGATGCCGTTCTTATCGATGCATATCCCGCTGATACAGAATATCAACAACGAATACGCGAACACGTCCCGCTCGCGGTGTATATAGATGATGCTCGCTATCCGATTTGTGCAGATATCCTGATCAATGGTAATCTCTACGCGTCAGATCTTACATATGATTTCGTTGGCAATCCCCCAAAGCAACTTCTCGGACCTGACTTTGTCCCGCTTCGAGAAGAAGTTCGACTGCTCGCTGATCAAGACCCGCCGTGGCGAGACTCCCCTCGTCGCGCTCTCATTACAATGGGGGGAAGTGACATACAGAATCGAACGCCAACAGTTATCAGATTATTCGAAGAATTCAATCTGCACGTGGACGCGATTGTTGGACCTGGGTTTTCTGAACAACAAGAACGTGCCGCTCGTGCCGCCGCTGAAGCCGTGACTCCCGATGTATCAGTAAGCCGTGATCCTGAGAATCTCGTGGAGCGGATGTTTCAAGCAGATATCGCCGTCAGTACGGCGAGCAGCACAACATATGAACTCCTCGCAGTTGGTACCCCTATTGTGTGCCAACCAGTAGCCGAGAATCAACAGATAATAGCAGAAACTCTCGAAAATAGAAATATGGCGAGTGTGGTCAACGCGGGCGAAGGGAATCCGGGATTTCGCCGGAGTATAGACCGATACATGTCAGATGCATCGCTCCGAAAAAGATACTCTGAGGCTGGGCGTGAATTGGTTGATGCATACGGAACGGATCGAATTTATCATAAAATAACAAACATAAACTAG
- a CDS encoding cytidylyltransferase domain-containing protein, producing MKTVAIIQARMGSTRLPGKMMLPLERSHVLTHDIQRVQEADTIDEVVVATSTKTADDIIARYANRAGATVFRGSEDDVLDRMLSAATGANAETVVRITGDCPLIDWDVIDAVVDRLATENVDYCSNTVERTFPRGLDVEAFSYESFKHIHENAKEPHHREHVTTYYRENDDQFNLASVTSEEIFNRSWMQDRTDLRITLDEADDYELLREIYNRVEYEDTLPIRDAVSVIDDRDLHKLNADVTQK from the coding sequence GTGAAAACTGTTGCAATTATTCAAGCTCGGATGGGATCAACGAGGCTACCAGGAAAGATGATGTTGCCACTTGAGCGGTCTCACGTGCTAACACATGATATACAGAGAGTACAAGAGGCGGATACGATAGACGAAGTCGTCGTTGCTACCTCAACGAAAACAGCTGACGATATTATTGCTCGGTATGCTAATCGCGCTGGCGCAACAGTGTTCCGTGGGAGTGAAGATGATGTGCTTGATCGAATGCTCTCTGCGGCTACAGGAGCGAATGCAGAGACAGTAGTACGAATTACCGGTGATTGTCCGTTGATCGATTGGGATGTGATTGATGCTGTGGTTGACCGCCTCGCTACAGAGAATGTGGATTATTGCTCAAATACCGTTGAGCGTACTTTCCCTCGTGGTCTTGATGTCGAGGCATTCAGTTATGAGAGTTTCAAACACATACATGAAAACGCGAAAGAGCCACATCACCGCGAACACGTCACCACATATTATCGGGAAAACGATGATCAGTTCAATCTTGCTTCTGTGACTTCTGAAGAGATATTTAATAGATCCTGGATGCAGGATCGAACCGATCTCCGGATAACCTTGGATGAAGCCGATGATTATGAACTGCTTCGAGAGATTTATAACCGAGTTGAGTATGAGGATACGCTCCCGATAAGAGACGCAGTCTCGGTGATTGATGATCGAGATTTACACAAACTGAATGCTGATGTGACACAAAAGTAG
- a CDS encoding SWIM zinc finger family protein, giving the protein MNDDEWPPLTEATIRELARSNSYQRGQSYYEQEAVSDVVRRGDRVRADVEGSQYQPYTITINFDDIGVAHTDCSCPYDHGGICKHRVAVLLTCLRNPERVRAQPPLSDLLADADRETLEELLVEFAAERSDVADWFETRLEPSEIADEVATDESISVNLESIRRQAEHALPKPSQRGHNDAHAEAQRMSGELDELLEQARLAIEAGDGKTALDILEATTEVLVTNRWTGLLPHDVPDLFETIGDLGTLFVEAVLIADLPEEKRADWEQQLREWDESTTFAHLMSGTVLGAAADAVIEGWDNDRVQHALEGDLNHGEFEEDKRSWYAPDVIDVRLRILARQDRPNAYLNFSRAAGADLAHAEMLVGMGRIEEAVEYGIEHLSDPNSLLSLAQTLREHGHTDAAFTVAEHGLTVEEYGKDALAEWLRDRAASAGEDSLALEAAITAFETSPSVSAFEAVEELAADNWETIKTDLLEYLRTEQLGGETAARAAEVFIRENEYDDAITLAKRSGRTSVIEPVVQAVIAERPDWVISTCKAQAEPIVEQGKHDSYETAVRWLRRAGEAAQAAGELEEWREYVETMRDEHYQKYKLRPMLDDLLEEF; this is encoded by the coding sequence ATGAATGATGACGAGTGGCCACCCCTGACGGAAGCAACGATCAGGGAACTGGCCAGATCCAACTCCTACCAGCGGGGACAGTCGTACTACGAGCAGGAAGCAGTCAGTGACGTGGTGCGACGCGGAGACAGAGTCAGGGCTGATGTCGAGGGAAGCCAGTACCAGCCCTACACAATCACAATTAATTTCGACGACATCGGCGTTGCTCACACGGACTGTTCCTGTCCCTACGACCACGGTGGAATCTGCAAACACCGGGTTGCCGTGCTGTTGACGTGTCTTCGCAACCCCGAGCGTGTGCGTGCCCAGCCTCCGCTGTCAGACCTGCTCGCTGATGCGGATCGAGAGACTCTCGAAGAGTTGCTCGTCGAATTCGCTGCGGAGCGGTCAGACGTGGCTGACTGGTTTGAAACCCGTCTCGAACCCAGTGAGATCGCCGATGAGGTAGCCACTGACGAGTCAATCTCGGTCAACTTGGAGTCGATTCGGCGGCAGGCCGAGCATGCATTGCCAAAGCCGAGCCAGCGCGGTCATAACGATGCCCATGCAGAAGCACAGCGGATGTCCGGGGAACTGGACGAACTTCTCGAACAGGCACGGCTGGCCATTGAGGCTGGTGACGGCAAGACGGCACTCGACATTCTCGAAGCCACCACAGAGGTCCTCGTGACCAACAGATGGACCGGGCTGCTGCCACATGATGTCCCGGACCTCTTCGAGACGATCGGCGATCTTGGTACGTTGTTCGTCGAGGCAGTCCTCATAGCCGATCTACCCGAAGAGAAGCGAGCTGACTGGGAGCAGCAACTGAGAGAATGGGACGAGAGTACGACGTTCGCGCATCTCATGAGCGGCACGGTCCTGGGTGCTGCTGCCGACGCGGTAATAGAGGGGTGGGACAACGACCGTGTCCAGCATGCATTGGAGGGCGACCTCAATCATGGGGAATTCGAAGAAGACAAGCGGAGTTGGTACGCACCCGACGTGATTGATGTCCGTCTGCGTATCCTCGCCCGTCAGGACCGTCCTAACGCGTATCTCAACTTCTCGCGAGCAGCAGGAGCCGACCTCGCTCACGCGGAGATGCTGGTCGGGATGGGACGAATCGAGGAGGCGGTCGAGTATGGAATCGAACACCTGTCGGACCCCAACTCACTTTTATCGCTGGCACAGACGCTCAGAGAACATGGCCACACGGATGCGGCCTTCACTGTCGCCGAACACGGACTGACAGTCGAGGAATACGGAAAAGACGCGCTGGCGGAATGGCTCCGTGATCGGGCAGCCAGCGCTGGTGAAGACAGCCTCGCACTTGAAGCAGCCATCACTGCGTTCGAGACGAGTCCGTCAGTGAGTGCCTTCGAGGCGGTCGAAGAACTCGCTGCCGACAACTGGGAGACGATCAAGACCGACTTGCTGGAATATCTCCGCACTGAACAGCTCGGTGGCGAGACTGCTGCTCGGGCAGCAGAGGTGTTCATCCGTGAGAACGAGTACGACGACGCAATCACCCTTGCGAAGCGAAGCGGTCGGACCAGTGTCATCGAACCCGTCGTCCAGGCGGTGATTGCGGAGCGACCGGACTGGGTAATTAGCACGTGCAAAGCCCAGGCTGAACCGATTGTCGAACAGGGCAAACACGATAGCTACGAGACAGCCGTCCGGTGGCTCAGGCGCGCGGGCGAAGCGGCACAGGCGGCTGGTGAACTAGAGGAGTGGCGTGAATATGTTGAGACGATGCGGGACGAACACTATCAGAAGTACAAACTGCGGCCGATGCTGGACGACCTGTTAGAGGAGTTCTGA
- a CDS encoding Cdc6/Cdc18 family protein: protein MKDNDSDLRQPNAESGSGWTQESESSVVDSILDGDAQTVFENKDLVDSSTIVDQDRIYGRNEQLAAEARAFRDTLDGERPPDLLLYSPSGTGKTLTVKAVASKVKERTQESGIAFDFVAVNFKTMESHTLDRAVWKLGHQTAQKAGVGWDVPRSGVSTDMKYTRRYEIVNEHFDSLVFILDEIDALTGSTGADEPAYSRLLYSLSRVMSEQHVDTQLSTVVITNYPKFRENLDSRTDSSYNPNGIHFSDYDANELVEILERRRDAFRDDALEDGVIEIVAAYGSQNEGDARRAIDLLRDAGEIANQAGDSTVTQDHVRSANQSVMKNRVLEIVGGISVQKKLSLCAAALVAKENERVAPSPVVYDIYKILCEGNNMKMYTQETVNSHINKAETYGVLESERSSSGFKSGVHLVFTFTEPVEAVLETLNEDSRLQDIPTEELGKVVKRRLRD from the coding sequence ATGAAAGATAATGACTCTGACTTGCGGCAGCCAAATGCCGAGTCTGGTTCTGGTTGGACACAGGAGTCCGAATCGTCTGTGGTGGATAGCATCCTCGATGGTGACGCACAGACTGTGTTCGAAAATAAGGACCTCGTGGACTCGAGTACGATTGTTGATCAAGACAGGATCTACGGTCGCAATGAGCAACTCGCTGCTGAGGCGCGGGCGTTTCGGGATACTCTCGATGGTGAGCGACCACCAGATCTGCTTCTCTACAGTCCCAGTGGAACAGGCAAGACGCTGACTGTCAAAGCCGTCGCGAGCAAAGTAAAAGAACGGACCCAAGAGAGTGGTATCGCGTTCGACTTCGTCGCGGTCAATTTCAAGACGATGGAATCTCACACACTCGACAGGGCAGTGTGGAAGTTGGGTCATCAGACGGCACAGAAAGCAGGCGTGGGTTGGGATGTGCCTCGATCAGGTGTCTCGACAGATATGAAATACACTCGACGCTACGAGATTGTCAACGAGCACTTTGACTCGCTCGTATTCATCCTCGACGAGATCGACGCGCTGACCGGTAGCACGGGCGCAGACGAACCGGCCTACTCCCGGCTTCTCTACAGTCTGAGTCGGGTCATGTCCGAACAACATGTTGATACGCAACTATCGACAGTAGTTATAACTAACTACCCGAAGTTCCGCGAGAATCTGGACAGTCGGACAGACAGCTCCTACAACCCGAACGGGATTCACTTCTCTGACTACGACGCTAACGAGCTCGTCGAAATCCTTGAACGACGTCGAGATGCGTTCAGAGACGACGCCCTCGAGGATGGCGTCATCGAGATTGTGGCTGCGTATGGTTCCCAAAACGAAGGTGATGCACGTCGAGCAATCGATCTACTCCGGGATGCTGGTGAGATTGCGAACCAAGCGGGCGATTCCACGGTCACTCAAGACCACGTCAGGTCAGCAAACCAGTCTGTAATGAAGAATCGGGTTCTCGAGATTGTTGGCGGGATATCTGTTCAAAAGAAGTTGTCTCTGTGCGCGGCTGCGCTTGTCGCAAAAGAGAATGAGCGAGTGGCTCCGAGTCCTGTAGTGTATGATATCTACAAAATTCTCTGTGAGGGGAACAACATGAAAATGTACACGCAGGAAACGGTAAATAGTCACATCAACAAAGCTGAAACATACGGTGTTCTGGAGAGTGAGCGATCAAGTTCCGGGTTTAAATCAGGAGTCCATCTCGTCTTTACATTCACCGAGCCCGTTGAGGCTGTCTTGGAAACATTGAATGAAGATAGCCGGCTTCAGGATATTCCGACCGAAGAGCTTGGAAAGGTAGTGAAGAGACGCCTTCGAGATTAG
- a CDS encoding DUF7437 domain-containing protein produces MVVTNVPAANENGSKEGTARSFIAASEILVNPNIARVYTDILLNQPTTNSSIERRLDLAGSTTSMRVGKLKNLDIVEDVSSGKESQLRTDSLFLPVGEEETRILFDPLTIAAYGASGEVSEIELFVDRHGKAKLLMAVEQTRAYLSGEVTRRGAADRLNVDEIEAISITQALEPIIALFVKAGLIDDSFEHDVHDRKIRNTPYVFEQE; encoded by the coding sequence ATGGTGGTAACAAATGTCCCGGCTGCGAACGAGAACGGCTCGAAAGAGGGCACCGCACGCTCCTTTATTGCAGCCTCAGAGATACTGGTGAATCCCAACATCGCCAGAGTCTATACTGACATCCTGCTGAATCAGCCTACTACGAACAGCAGTATCGAGCGTAGACTCGATCTTGCCGGAAGTACAACCTCAATGCGGGTTGGAAAGCTCAAAAACTTAGACATTGTCGAGGATGTCAGTAGCGGGAAAGAGAGCCAGCTCCGGACTGATTCACTATTTCTCCCCGTTGGGGAGGAAGAGACGCGGATACTGTTTGACCCGCTTACGATCGCCGCTTACGGTGCAAGCGGCGAGGTCAGTGAGATCGAACTCTTCGTTGATCGGCACGGCAAGGCGAAGCTGCTGATGGCGGTTGAGCAGACACGGGCATATCTCAGTGGCGAGGTGACTCGTCGTGGAGCAGCAGACCGCCTCAATGTTGATGAGATCGAGGCTATCAGCATCACGCAGGCGCTAGAGCCAATCATTGCCCTGTTTGTCAAAGCAGGGCTCATCGATGATTCCTTCGAGCACGACGTACATGATCGGAAGATTCGAAACACTCCGTACGTGTTTGAGCAGGAATGA
- a CDS encoding DUF555 domain-containing protein has product MSIDEQWYETQLSVPVVIVGAKSVQDAINIAVAEVGTRTKSTEARSSEILVQDVIYPSYVYEMKPALCVTDLALVALTVIVEMLAESHEESERIAKCELCV; this is encoded by the coding sequence ATGAGTATCGATGAGCAGTGGTACGAAACTCAGCTGTCGGTCCCGGTGGTCATCGTCGGCGCGAAGAGCGTCCAAGATGCAATCAACATTGCAGTTGCGGAAGTCGGTACGCGAACGAAGTCAACAGAAGCACGATCGTCGGAGATCCTCGTCCAAGATGTTATCTATCCCTCATATGTGTATGAAATGAAGCCGGCGCTCTGTGTGACGGATCTTGCTCTGGTTGCACTGACTGTTATTGTCGAGATGCTGGCAGAGTCTCATGAGGAGAGCGAGCGTATCGCGAAGTGCGAGTTGTGCGTCTAG
- a CDS encoding orc1/cdc6 family replication initiation protein: MTDNNTTQTTVDEILSVDGQNDEDNSKIFEKPWLLEIDNLPDANRIVGRDNKIKSLAKNLRKMRTDEVPDNIVMWGETGTGKTLVARHVCERLEVTTQGTDGSIVTAYVNPDPISTYTSTFRKIAEQVNAKANDPVDVPSLGLSAEHYRNKKLWPIVKKEFPGGLVVIIDEIDKHDEINEILYTLSRAKSKDDVNFPVVTIGISNDIEFKGDIDSRAQSTLQPNHWTFTPYEEDQLVSILDNRRDAFYQEVLENNVISEVAELAADEHGDARRAVRLLRNAGEVADEEGCEIVTADHVSEADELVEVELFMEMVKGTPLSGKLLLFALTRLDRNNSEKEWFRTSEIHRVYQTVAKDVHVEPKGYNRALELLNKHVTTGVLESKKKEGGDDGKFRSYSLQGEVGSTRRGLISSTSELQELMG, encoded by the coding sequence GTGACCGATAACAATACAACCCAGACAACTGTTGACGAGATTTTGAGTGTCGACGGTCAGAACGATGAAGATAACTCAAAAATCTTTGAGAAACCGTGGTTGCTCGAAATAGATAATCTCCCAGATGCGAATCGGATTGTTGGACGTGATAATAAAATCAAATCCTTAGCTAAGAATCTCCGTAAGATGAGGACAGACGAGGTTCCGGACAATATCGTGATGTGGGGTGAGACAGGAACCGGAAAGACACTGGTCGCTAGGCACGTCTGTGAACGACTTGAGGTAACGACACAAGGGACTGACGGATCGATTGTTACGGCGTACGTTAATCCAGACCCGATATCGACATACACCTCCACTTTTCGGAAGATAGCAGAACAAGTGAATGCCAAAGCCAACGATCCAGTCGACGTCCCATCTTTAGGTCTCTCGGCGGAACATTATCGTAACAAGAAACTATGGCCTATTGTCAAAAAAGAGTTCCCGGGTGGGCTCGTTGTGATAATTGACGAGATTGATAAACACGACGAGATCAACGAGATTCTCTACACACTGTCAAGGGCTAAATCGAAAGATGATGTTAACTTTCCTGTGGTGACGATCGGCATTTCAAACGATATTGAGTTCAAGGGTGATATTGACTCAAGAGCTCAATCAACGCTTCAGCCAAATCACTGGACGTTCACACCCTATGAGGAGGATCAGCTTGTCTCTATTCTGGATAATCGCCGTGACGCATTTTACCAGGAAGTACTGGAAAACAATGTGATCTCGGAAGTGGCCGAGCTCGCGGCTGATGAACATGGTGACGCCCGCCGTGCAGTTCGGTTGTTACGAAACGCTGGTGAGGTTGCCGATGAAGAGGGTTGCGAGATCGTCACGGCGGACCACGTCTCTGAAGCTGACGAACTCGTTGAAGTAGAACTATTTATGGAAATGGTCAAGGGAACACCATTATCAGGGAAGCTACTCCTGTTTGCACTTACTCGGCTGGACCGGAACAATTCGGAGAAAGAATGGTTTCGAACTTCAGAAATACATCGAGTGTATCAAACAGTCGCGAAAGATGTCCATGTTGAGCCGAAAGGATACAATCGTGCTCTTGAGCTGCTAAATAAACACGTGACAACAGGTGTTCTTGAGTCGAAGAAGAAAGAGGGCGGAGATGATGGGAAGTTCAGATCATACTCGTTACAGGGTGAAGTAGGAAGCACCCGGAGAGGACTGATCAGTTCGACATCAGAACTTCAAGAGCTGATGGGGTGA
- a CDS encoding GNAT family N-acetyltransferase yields the protein MQDSITIEHPSVGAVNEITDMWVELAADQREYESYIQPEESKEAVREMIAHRIASDCVYVACVETDGQEQEQTQILGFVTYEIERGAYTLSETRGIIQNLYVTPSKRGAGIGTQLLCAAEDKLHNQGATVITLETLAENTRAQEFYRQQGYDAHRVQFERTLDFTEEN from the coding sequence ATGCAAGATTCGATCACAATTGAACACCCCTCAGTCGGAGCTGTCAATGAAATAACTGATATGTGGGTTGAACTGGCAGCTGATCAGCGTGAGTATGAATCATATATCCAGCCAGAGGAAAGTAAAGAAGCTGTTCGAGAGATGATTGCACATCGTATCGCAAGCGACTGTGTTTATGTTGCATGTGTTGAGACAGACGGGCAAGAACAAGAGCAAACCCAGATCCTTGGCTTCGTGACATATGAGATTGAGCGAGGGGCATACACACTCTCAGAGACTCGGGGTATTATACAAAATCTCTATGTTACTCCATCGAAACGAGGTGCTGGAATTGGAACACAACTGTTGTGTGCTGCTGAGGACAAACTCCACAATCAAGGTGCAACAGTAATCACACTTGAAACGCTCGCAGAGAATACGCGTGCACAAGAGTTCTATCGTCAACAAGGATATGATGCACACCGAGTGCAGTTTGAACGGACTCTTGATTTTACTGAGGAAAATTAG